From a region of the Vanessa atalanta chromosome 13, ilVanAtal1.2, whole genome shotgun sequence genome:
- the LOC125068128 gene encoding serine protease snake-like translates to MKLWIITICFLIGSGGSTPLTSTRNKRQERWLWLGRKFNETVANYNVDLLPPFVTSTPATTTDDPCNYDQPKPDFKKPGRSISEAKCFEYIWERTNRENKSKKSNECFQLWLSKLENKPHFAIGGRDTSPGEFPHMGAVGWRVVHGTWIFKCGCTLISPKFTLTAAHCTKSPRDPSLASPIPEIVRLGDKNIIDIPVFFNKPIDAKILRIIVHPQYAAPKKYYDIALMELAERVEFSMNVQPACLWNNFNTDTLGTSATLTGWGVVETATKRTPPELQAAVVDIIDSEQCDTLLRPSCSRHWCGIQEHQICAGKLAGGVDACQGDSGGPLQMKIPLHESREGSMHFVIGVTSFGIGCARPNLPGVYTRVSSFVDWIEGIVWPDE, encoded by the exons atgaaGCTGTGGATAATTACTATTTGTTTCTTAATAG GATCTGGTGGCAGCACGCCTTTAACATCGACGCGAAACAAAAGG CAAGAACGTTGGCTTTGGCTTGGTAGAAAATTCAATGAAACTGTC GCAAATTATAATGTCGATTTGTTACCTCCATTTGTGACCTCGACTCCTGCCACTACTACAGATGATCCGTGCAATTATGACCAACCTAAACCGGATTTTAAGAAACCAGGACGCAGTATAAGTGAAGCTA aatgttttgaatatatatggGAACGAACCAACAgagaaaacaaaagtaaaaagaGCAACGAAT GTTTTCAGCTATGGCTAAGTAAACTCGAAAACAAACCACACTTTGCAATCGGCGGTAGAGATACATCACCAGGGGAATTCCCACATATG ggAGCAGTCGGGTGGAGGGTCGTACATGGGACATGGATATTCAAGTGCGGGTGCACTCTCATCAGCCCGAAGTTCACCCTAACTGCTGCACATTGTACAAAATCTCCACGTGATCCGAGTTTGGCGAGTCCAATACCTGAGATTGTCAGACTTGGCGACAAAAATATAATCGACATA CCCGTCTTTTTCAATAAACCAATAGATGCTAAGATTTTACGAATCATAGTCCACCCGCAGTATGCGgcaccaaaaaaatattatgatatagcgTTAATGGAACTGGCTGAACGTGTTGAATTCTCAATGAACGTGCAGCCAGCCTGCCTctggaataattttaataccgaCACTCTTGGAACATCAGCTACGTTAACTGGATGGGGAGTTGTTGAAACAG cTACTAAAAGGACACCTCCAGAATTACAAGCAGCTGTAGTTGACATCATAGATTCGGAGCAGTGTGACACTTTGTTGAGGCCGTCGTGCAGCAGACATTGGTGTGGTATTCAGGAGCACCAGATATGTGCTGGGAAACTAGCGGGCGGAGTCGACGCGTGTCAG GGTGACTCGGGCGGACCTCTTCAAATGAAAATACCTCTTCATGAATCTAGGGAAGGTTCAATGCACTTCGTGATCGGCGTGACTTCATTTGGGATCGGATGCGCTCGACCCAACCTGCCCGGCGTCTACACCAGAGTTTCCAGTTTCGTTGATTGGATTGAGGGTATCGTGTGGCCTGATGAATGA